The Medicago truncatula cultivar Jemalong A17 chromosome 7, MtrunA17r5.0-ANR, whole genome shotgun sequence genome includes the window TAATCAGATTAAAAACTGcaaaaatcatgcatataccaTGATTTGTCCTATGAAAAATCTAAAGGAACTCAACCAGCATTTTAAGTTGATTAATGATTAGTACTTTTTAACTGTGATATTGAAGGAACTTCCTTTAGATAGCAAGACTCAGCATCTAAGCCATGTTTGTAGTACATGGCTAAAAACTTCTTCAGTCATATATATGCAAGTtaaaaacaactaaaacaaGTAAGGTTTTTATAAAAAGTGATGTAATTATTACATGATAAAAagtcaaaacatatattttcaagacaaaaaatttatttatagattctaaaatatattaaaaaaaaaaaatatagtgagaATTTGTGATTGAaaagtgaacaaataaattgCAAAACATTCCCATccctctaaaaataaaaataaaaattgtatagaATCTAAATACtacctttttaaaaatcttaaagTTTTGAGATTTTCTGTAATTAATATAGGAGCAGCAAGAgaacatattttttcttctgaaaaaattaatttttttaacaaaatgaaaatgaaaatagtagGAGTAAAATGGGGTTTGTGAAAAACATGAAGTTTGGGCcttatatatttgaaattgaaagcGATCTGGGCCTAGAAAAGAATAGAACGGGTTTCGTTGTCACAAGATTCATCCCATGTAACCCTAGCAATACAAATCTCTTTAAATACCCCACTGCCCGGCCTCTCTCTTGCCTCATAGCTAGTTAGGGTTTTCGTTGCTGTCTCGTGTTTTCTTTTGatccattcaatttttttaatctagGAAAATACGGTGGAGagggtttttctttttattgtttgagaTTGATATCTCTCGTCTTCTCTACCGGATTTCCTTGATTAAAGAAATTTACTggttcattattattttttagctaTGATGACAATGTGTATCCCAGCTCATTATGAGGCCTTTTTGTAAGGTCTGGGAATTTAACCTTCCACACATTTATCTGAGCTTTTCTTCacacttgtttttttattttcgcttcatttttttttttaaactatttttattctGATATAATTCCATGCTCCTTTTCAGTCCCTTATTAGGGAGGGTTTTTagatttcagtttttttatacAAATCTAATTGTATTATTTGGTTATGCAATTATGATCATATGAAATATAGTTGTGTTGTCGAATTGTTGTTGGGTTTTTGTATAGATAGAGCATAGATGGATACTGCAAATTAGATGATCAATCACTACAACTAAGCTTCTCGACATTTAACATCTATCTTTTCAATTTGGATTTGACATATCTCcacaccaaaaccaaaacaattttCGAAGATTATTCACCAaacatattcaacaacaatttcaattttttttattttttttatagatttcaaacgcataaaattgaattttttaaatgaaaataattctGTTACTCTCATGAAGGGAATATAATTGTAAAAatgatttatgcaaaatattttcaaatttgtgTTCACTTCAGTTGTTTATGAATCTGAAATTTGGTTTTAGTAGTGTTTTAATGTTGTGAAAAGTTGAAAATTTTGTAGTTGCATAATATGTTTATAGTGAATAATAGAACCATCAATGGAATTTTGGTTGGAGAGGTTTACCCTTAGCGATTCAAATTGGGTTCAATAGCCTGATGATTGAAAACCAAGATAGCTAAATTCTTGGAATTCTGCTCATTACTCAAGCAGGATCGCTCATTGTAAAAGTAAATGTCCAAAATACTCTTGTGCATGTTAACATGCGCAGCGTGATTTAAGTTGCGCTAGTTATAAGAGGAAcgtaacttaagtcacgctggaacgcaacttaagtcacgcagcgtgacttaagttgtGCTAGTGTATTTTTTAACCTAAGTTAAGTcacgtagcgtgacttaagttgcgCTAATGTATtctgagcgtgagttaactcacgctagttgtTAATGTGGAGGGGCTTGTGGTGTGTTTTATGTTCCACAACTTTGTTTcgtttataatgttttttatcTTAATATTTTTAGGAGAATGTTAACCATTGCCCTTATGACATTggttaaaatactaaaattagtaagtttgcattgaAAACTGATGCAATTATTGCCAACAggaatattatttaattatatttagaaaTAATATAGTTCAAAATCCCCCGAACCTCTGATCCGATAGCAGCTATAATATGCATCTACGACTAGCTACAGGAACTAGATGAAAACTTCTACAAAAGGGTATCGAAGAATGCATTCTGACATCGAGTCCTCAATCAATGTAGATGATTCAACAAGGTAGACCGAAGCAACTCGTCGATCAGCTATCACCACATCGTTGCCGAGAATGGCATGGCGATCAAACTAGTGCTAGTGACTGTCTACGGCTACGGCTTATGCCTTCACTCGAGGACAAAAATAAAGACTTGTATTTCCAAGACAATATTTCTATTAATGGAATCCTTAACCATTACCCTTAAAACACCGGTTAACAAAACCCATATTTTTAATACTCATTGCCTTCCTCTCAAAGCACTGTTCTTTTCCACATGATATTGTTCGTGTATCGTGATTCTCCAACATATCAAAGCAATTTGACATTATAACTAGTTTAACCATGACAATTCTTCCTTAAACTCTTAATTGTCAAAGTATATTATGGACATATCGTAGTGGATGGGAAGAGAGGGGGagggtttaaaaaaataaaaataaaataaagagtaaGTGGGAGATATAGAGGACATTGAGATCAATGACTTTGGggggtttatttttcttcaaaatataaaacctttgagaaactaaaaaatttgtattggATGAGACTTTTGGAGGGTTTAAAGGGgtttatcaaatttaatatatgttgttataatattctaaaaactaaaaatatattaatcataaaatttatcattctttaaaaaaacactctttcaaaaaatatgaaagatttcTTAATTAGTATACTCTAATTAGATGGTGAGTAACTCGATAGCGAGTGTGGAGTCATTAGTTATACATTTGCATTGTACAAGCACATGGttccctataaaaaaatcacaaggtACAATCTCACTATCATTTGCAGTTTTGGtcctatattttcatttttttgtagAATTGGTCCCCCTGTTTTATAATTCGACAGTTTGGTCCTTCCATCATATTTTTGAACTACAAAAATGTGAtgtgataaattttaaatgtcGTGGAATATGATATGAAGATAGAAAAAGATCAACATCGATGAAACTGTAACAAAATTATCTTAAAACTTCATTTAAAACATATCACATCACAATATTTTAGATAAAACATATGatagagggaccaaaattgtcgaattttaaaataggaggACCAGTCTCACagctcttaaaaaaaaaaaggtggccAAGTTTAGAAAAATTGGCGCAGAACTAAAGTTACATCAAAAGAGGCAAAGGATTGAAGGCTCGAATAAGATGTTACAAAATTAATGCTAGCTAGCAAAATGGCATCTAAGTTAATGACACACAGATTTATATATAAGTAGTGGACATCaaaattttgtgtcaaaaatttatttattatttcaatgttagatatataaaataaagaaggctaaaatatgattttagttcctgcaaatatgcctcgttttggttttagtccttataaaaaaaaaaaatttggtttttgcaaggaccttttttaaaaacaaaatattttgtagagaccaaaaactacaaaattggttcagttataatgtgccacgtatgcaaatcatcacaaaagtggggtcagagactattttcaaaaacaaaaaattttgcagggacaaaaaacaaattttttttttttacagggactaaaaccaaaacgaaacatatttgcagggactaaaactatattttagccaataaaaaaaatgctaaccATTTCCTTCATTAATATAACATAGTTAGATATATTCCTTTCTTATGATTTAATACTTCAGAATTCAGatctatttaaatattttcaaatagtTTCGAGAACTATAGATTAATTAAACcctaaaatatgtattttataaTTACTTATAAGAGACcccaacaatattttttttagagtcaatacacaattttttgtaTTCTATTTTTGCATTATATGTTACTATTGTCTTGCTATTTAATTTTAACCTTGTTATTAGGAAAATGAGCACTGATAATCTGAAGTTAATTGTGAGATAAGTATAACATAACCATGAATCGTTTCAACTAAAAATCGAACTCGAATTCTATCAAACGATTCGTCATTTTATCAAATTCATTAACCACTTAAATCCATTCCttagtttttgtattttattatcaaGAATCCATTGCTTATATTTTATCAGAATGGTCTTTTCTTGTTCAACTTGAAATCGAACTTGAAATAAAAAGATTAGTTAATGTTTACTACTACTTTActgtttcaaaacaaaacagtACTACTACTATATAAACAAGACAAATAACGGGTACAGAAAAAAAGGACATTACCGTACCCGTACATGATGAAAGTGAGAGTGAAACAACAACGAAACTTACACAAACACAACCACTCTTCTAAATTctgtttcattcattcatatttctAATTTTATATTCATTCTTTATAGTACTCTTCTCTTGACCCAGTTTcacgctaaaaacaaaaacaatgaaacCAACGAAACCTCGTCGCAATTCTCCATCACCATTTTCCTCCCTTTCCCAcctaaatcaaaccaaactcaaaAACCTTAATATTCTGtcttttttgtgttgttttaatttaatgttgTCTGAATCTGTATTCTGTCACTTGACAGAGGATTTACTTATCAGAGTTTTGGATAAACTCGATTCAGATCGGAAATCTTTTCGGTTAGTATGCAAGGAATTTCTCCGGGTCGAATCAACCACCCGGAAAACCATTCGGATTCTCCGGATTGAATTCTTACTCAATTTGCTTCAAAAGTATCAAAACATTGAATCACTTGATCTTTCAGTTTGTCCATGGATCGAGGATGGAGCAGTATCGACTTTACTGAACCATTGGTCATCGAGTTGGACACTGGGAATCAAGAGATTGATACTGAGTCGAGTTACCGGGTTAGGGTACGTTGGGTTGGAGATGTTGATTAAGGCTTGTCCGTTGTTGGAAGCGGTTGATGTTTCGCATTGTTGGGGTTTTGGTGATAGAGAGGCAGCTGCGTTATCTTGCGGTGGGAAGTTGAAGGAGATTAATATGGATAAGTGTTTAGGAGTAACTGATATTGGATTGGCCAAGATTGCTGTTGGGTGTAGTAAGTTGGAGAAGTTGAGTTTGAAATGGTGTTTGGAGATTTCTGATCTTGGTATTGATCTTCTTTCTAAGAAGTGCTTCGATTTGAATTTTCTTGATGTTTCCTATCTCAAGGTTTGTTACTCATTTCATTTGTACTCACTATCCTTGTAAAGTTATTTTACACATTGTCATATCCATTTAAAGATGTGGCAAGACATGATTGAATTCTGCTTAAACTCTAATGGATATATTTGCAAACAtaattgtctaaaaaaaatgtcacctttagtttttgtttccagtgtaattttgtttatttagtaAGATTAGTGTTGTCCtttcttcatttataatttCTTGTTCATTTGTGTGACATGACGTaatatgacaacttttgtgggATTTGGCTCCTCTAAAGCAAGTCActaagtgagtagtgtgtgtgaACCATTGATTAATAAACTGGAAACTCACCATTCCAGTTAGGATAATTGGCCTGTGGTGAGGTTTTGAATCATTAGTCTTGAAGCTTGGAAAATTAAGCGTATGTTTGGTTTCATTGTGTGaattatcaaaatttatttgtttttttctctattattaAACATGATTTCAGAAAACACACATGTTTGGTTACTATTAGGCAAAAAATTGCCTTCAAACCCCGGTTTGACTAGAAGTGATGAAAAGTAGTTTTTGCATTTCGGACAAAAAAACATTTGCCCAAGTACACTGTAATACTATCATTTGAATGACATTCTCTTGTTATTTCATGCTTAAGGTAATCGTAAAGAAATATATGTGTTAATAATGCTTATGGCGATTTACTGTTCTAATCGCTTGCCAACAGGAGCCTATTTCAATGACAATACACTTTTCTGTTTTACATTATCACCTTGCTCGGTAATAAACATGCTTGATTAAGTTTGAgttattgttttttcaaataatattttaaattattgacATCTTACATCATTAGGTTACCAACGAATCTTTACGATCAATAGCTTCTTTGTTAAAGCTTGAAGTTTTCATTATGGTGGGATGCTATTTAGTGGATGATGCGGGGTTGCAGTTTCTTGAAAAAGGATGTCCACTACTCAAGGTACTTTTCTATTCAAATGTTATAAACTGTGACATGActtcaaaattaataaagtttGACCAAGGAGGTTTTGTGGAGTTTGAGCATAAACACAAATTTCTTTAGCAGCTGTTCTTTTAATGTGTTGCAGGCAATTGATGTATCAAGGTGTAACTGCGTTAGCCCATCCGGCTTATTATCAGTAATTAGTGGACATGAGGGTCTTGAGCAGATCAATGCAGGACACTGTCTCTCAGTGAGTTTTTATCTAAAATTTTGGTGTATATATTTGATTCCGCACCTTATTTTACTGTTATAAGTATGATATAGACTAATACTGTTCCTCGGGCATTTTCTGAAGGAGCTTTCAGCACCTCTCACTAACGGCTTGAAGAATTTAAAGCACTTGAGCGTAATTAGAATTGACGGTGTACGAGTTTCGGACTTTATCCTCCAGATCATCGGCTCCAATTGCAAATCTTTAGTCGAACTTGGTTTAAGCAAATGTATTGGGGTGACCAACATGGGGATTATGCAGGTAGTAGGTTGTTGCAATTTGACGACACTTGATTTGACTTGTTGTCGTTTTGTCACTGATGCAGCCATCTCTACTATAGCAAACTCTTGTCCAAACCTTGCATGTCTGAAGTTAGAGTCCTGTGATATGGTTACTGAGATTGGTCTGTATCAGATTGGATCAAGTTGCTTGATGCTTGAAGAGCTTGACCTTACTGACTGTTCTGGCGTAAATGACATAGGTAAAATATTGATGTTTTATCCATAAGTATATCAGATACCAGTCTTGTATAAATTTGATGATGGTTccgattttattttatctccaACATTCTGTCTTCGTGCAGCACTGAAATATTTATCAAGATGTTCAAAACTTGTAAGATTGAAGTTAGGATTATGCACAAACATATCAGACATAGGATTGGCGCACATTGCTTGTAACTGCCCAAAATTGACCGAACTTGACCTCTATCGGTAATTGAACTTTAGTCAACGTGGTTAAATGTTTATGATTCATTAAAATTGTAGACAAAGTGGCGAACCTGTTTtgttcattctgttttttttttttttttttttttttaaattgcagttGTGTACGTATAGGAGATGATGGGCTAGCAGCACTGACAACCGGATGCAACAAGTTGGCCATGCTCAACCTAGCATATTGCAATAGGATTACAGACGCAGGGTTGAAGTGTATCAGCAATCTCGGTGAACTCTCTGATTTTGAGTTGCGTGGGCTTTCAAACATCACGAGCATTGGTATAAAAGCAGTTGCAGTCAGTTGCAAGAGATTGGCTAATTTAGATTTGAAGCATTGCGAAAAACTTGATGATACGGGTTTTCGGGCACTTGCTTTTTATTCACAAAACCTACTGCAGGTCAGTGGTATCAGCTTTACTCGATTACACCTTCTAAAAGAAAAGTATGTCCAACAATCATCATCctataaaaattgaatataattGACACTACCTTGGATTTGTTACTTTCTAAGGTGTATATTGTTTTATAGTTCAACctgattgaaaaatttataGCTATGGTCTTCCAAAGGCGAAGAACCCTAGTTTGTGTCTTGTTTGGGTTCACTGCTCTTCTTTCCTCGTCTCTATGCATGGGTTTGAATATTTGCACGTTTAATTTGTgtgttttataattttcttgTCCTTTGCGGTCACAAGTTTAACTTATCTTCTGCGCTTGACCTGAAGACAAATAAAAGCACAGTAGTTTCTTTATTCTAGCACATCTATCTTGCTCTTATGCTGCTTCATTTTGAAATAACATGTAAAGCTGGATGTTGAAGATAATGTCTTTTGCATAAAAAGATTTTATCCAAAAGAAAAACGAAAGAAAGAacatttgttgaaaaaaaaaatcacatttgcACAACTATTGACTGGATACCAATATCATATCATTTTGTCCTTTATAAATCGGAGATACATGCAATAAATCATATTCCGTTCTTTATTAATCTGTTGTCTAAATCCATTTCTCATATTATGATATTACAATTTCCAACTGTTATTCTTGCATTCTCATAGAAGGTGGTGCTTCTTACTTGCTTCATCGCATAATCTtttaaaacttttcaaaattgatATACTGATATACACTCTTGATAAACCAAACTGGAAACGGCTTTTATACTGGCGTCTCATATTTGTTATATACTTGAAAAAGTGAGTgtctatttatattttgtaggaGCACATATGTTAATTTTCGTTCAAATAGGTTATTCATTTGCATTTATTACATAGAGACATCTTATAATGATGCAATCAATGTTATGCATTAGGAGTTCAAGTTCTAACTCAACGTAGTTATGATGATTGCAGATAAATATGAGCTACTGTAATCAATGTTATGTATTAGGAGTTCAAGTTCTAACTCAACGTAGTTATGATGATTGCAGATAAATATGAGCTACTGTAACGTGTCAGATCATGTGTTGTGGCTGCTTATGAGTAACCTGAAGCGCCTCCAGGATGCAAAACTTGTGTATCTTGTTAATGTCACCATACAAGGATTGGAGCTTGCCCTTATATCTTGTTGTGGTCGAATTAAAAAGGTCAAACTGCAACGTTCTCTCGAATTTTCAATATCCTCAGAAATACTCGAAACAATCCATGAACGAGGGTGCAAGGTCAGATGGGATTAGCTATGCTGTTTGTGAATTAGGAAGTGAGAGGGTCACTTAGCTGTCAATCAAGTTAGTTAAGTTAGTTGCATAGTTAGATGGGGTATTATTGTTTTCGAGCTCTATATATAAAACCAACAAGATTAAGTTGAAACTTGACAAAATTGAAGGTTGTTACTGATTATGACTTAACAAACTTAGCTCACTTATATATAGAGTCGAAAACAACAATAAGTGACTCCTACTAACTTGGCATTAATGCAACTAACTTAATTGAGAACTATAATTTGATGTATTATACTTGCTTTTCATTGAAGTGATGTTGCTTCATTGGTGATTTAAGATATCTTCCATTcataattttaatgtttttcccCCTTGAATTCTAGTATATCCTATAAGATGTATACAGATACTAATACGAGACActgatttttttagatttcCCCTTGAattatctttttatatattttttactgtATTTATCATGTTTTTCCTTCTCTCCTTTTCACTTCTTTGCGTTTTTCTATCGCTTTCTTATAGGATTCTAACATGTCCTATTCAATCAACAATGAAATTATTTAGATTGAGAACCTAAAGGaaatgaaaaacaatgaaattggCCGAACTAAATATTGAGAACCTAAAGACAATAAACCCagataaattatttagatatccacgtgtaatttttttcttgattctCCGATTCTTAGGAGAAGGAAGCTTTGGAAATCCGAAGTTTGACCGAAAAGTAAGTAAAGTCTGGTCAATGATTCATCCTTAATTGAAGTTCATTAGCCACATGTAATTGAAGTTGAATTTCACCAGTAAAAAGAACTAGTTAAATTATTTGACAAACATATGCTAAATATGCAAAAGCAACTTGGAACCTGATCCAACTCAGTTTTATGCTACTACGAAGTAAAGAATACTAGTAGGGTAGGTTTGGGATTCATAGGCCTTAAGTTGTCTATTTTGCTTAATGATCAAGGGAAAAATAAAGGATTAAGTCTGGTCAGGACCTTTATAGGGAAAACACTATGTTTTAAGGCTAATTTAAAAGTTTGACTTATGGTTATGTTTGATAGGAGAAACCGCAGTCTTATTTATACATTGCAATCAAAGTGGGAATCATCGTTGAGCCTTGATGAAACCAAGAAGCTCATCAAAGCATGGAATATCATGCCAAGCCTACAACAAAAGAAAGCATTAGAATAACGTGAAGCttttgtctataaaaaaaagtttagaggAATGTGAATATTTAAACTCAGAAGAAAAGCCTTTAATTAACTTTGTAAGGAAAAATCCTTATCTGCAcctttataaataattaaaaggttTCTTCGAAAGACCATAAGCTGAATTTTTTGTCTGTCTTTCTGTCACAACCAAAAGATGGCCTTGCTTGTGAATTTCCTTTTCATTCTCATCCTTTTACCATCATTTGATCAAGTTCTCTCATTCCCAGATGAAATTCCCTCAGATATCCAAACTCAAGATATGCAAGCTTTGATTGCACAAGCCTGCATGGATATTGAAAACCAAAACTCATGCCTCACTAACATTCATAATGAGCTAACCAGAACAGGCCCTCCAAGTCCAACTTCTGTCATCAATGCTGCACTTAGAACCAcaatcaatgaagccataggTGCCATCAACAACATGACAAAGATCAGTACATTCTCTGTTAATAACCGCGAGCAACTTGCCATAGAAGATTGCAAGGAGCTCCTTGATTTCTCTGTGTCAGAGCTTGCATGGTCGTTAGGGGAGATGAGGAGAATTCGAGCCGGCGACAGAACCGCGCAATACGAAGGAAACCTCGAAGCATGGCTAAGTGCGGCGCTTAGCAACCAAGACACATGTATTGAAGGGTTTGAAGGCACTGATAGACGTCTTGAGAGTTACATTAGTGGAAGCGTAACACAAGTAACACAGCTTATCAGTAATGTTCTGTCTTTGTACACTCAGCTTAATCGCTTACCCTTCAGGCCTCCAAGGAACACTACCTTGCATGAAACTAGTACTGATGAAAGTTTGGAGTTTCCTGAATGGATGACCGAGGCTGATCAAGAGCTACTTAAATCTAAGCCACACGGTAAGATTGCAGATGCGGTTGTTGCGTTGGATGGGAGCGGTCAGTACCGTACAATCAACGAAGCTGTTAATGCAGCTCCTAGTCATAGCAATAGGAGGCATGTTATCTATGTGAAAAAGGGACTATACAAGGAGAATATTgatatgaagaagaagatgaccAACATCATGATGGTTGGTGATGGTATTGGTCAAACCATTGTTACAAGCAATCGCAATTTCATGCAAGGATGGACCACTTTTCGAACTGCCACATTTGGTAAGTAAAGTTCTTATTTAACAGTATATCCTCTCTAGCGTAAGGAAATGAAATCCACGTGTTTTTTTGTACTATCACCTACATATTGAAAAGAGTGTGTTAGAGAATGAATTGGTATatactcaattggttgataatttGAAATGTTAATGTGTAGCTGTATCTGGGAAGGGTTTCATTGCAAAGGACATGACATTCCGGAACACTGCTGGACCGGTAAACCATCAAGCCGTGGCATTGCGTGTCGATTCAGACCAATCTGCATTCTTTAGGTGTAGCATAGAAGGAAACCAAGACACACTTTACGCACATTCACTGAGACAGTTCTACCGTGAATGCGAAATCTATGGAACCATAGACTTCATTTTTGGCAATGGAGCTGCTGTGCTACAAAACTGCAAGATATACACAAGAGTTCCACTTCCATTACAAAAGGTTACAATCACAGCTCAAGGTAGGAAAAGTCCACATCAAAGCACAGGGTTTACAATCCAAGATAGTTATGTTTTGGCCTCACAACCTACATATTTGGGGAGGCCTTGGAAGGAATATTCTAGAACAGTTTACATTAACACATACATGAGTAGTATGGTTCAACCTCGAGGGTGGCTCGAGTGGCTCGGTAACTTTGCATTAGACACTTTGTGGTACGGCGAATACAGGAATTATGGACCTGGTTCATCACTCGCTGGTAGGGTCAAATGGCCTGGTTATCATGTCATTAAAGACGCTTCTGCCGCCGGTTATTTTACGGTTCAGCGGTTCCTTAACGGTGGTTCATGGTTGCCTAGAACAGGTGTTAAGTTCACAGCAGGGCTAAGCAATTGAGTTTCCAAGCCAATTGATGAATGCTATTTGTTATTTACTGATCCTAGTTATTAATGTAAACTAGAAGCGAATAAGTTTACTACTTCAGTTTTTAGATGAATAATTTGTACCATTTTCTTTGATTAATGATGGAATATTTAATAGATTATTTTTTAGCGAGTAGATGTTTAGGAATAACTGTGTTTgtctaacttttttttgaaggaaaactgtgtttgtgtattttgtagAATGTAATTAAGTTGTGGGTGCAGATATAGTGTATGGACCGGGATGATGGTGTCTTGCACCCCCTCTTTATTGTAAAATTTCTACAATTTTTCGCAATACGTAATTCATTGATTACTTTCCTCAACTATTTaagtgtttttaaaaaaatctctaaactaaaaatttattatagATCAACCAAGCAATTGAGATCAAGTTATTAATGAGCTTCACCAAAGCCAATCATTGTTCGGAAGAACCCTAGTTCGATTCCTAGGTGGAACAAGTCTTGGCCGGTATCATTACCTCATGGTCGAACTCCGGATTACCAGGGCCCCTTTCCCCGGAAACTGGAGGGTTAATgccaaaagttttttttttttattttttattatcagACCATTTAATCTGTTAATAACTTGTTATTAGTTTGGTTagtctgttaaaaaaaacttgttattaGTTTCTGAACTAAAAATCACCTGTCAACTATTTGATACTACCTTTAATTAT containing:
- the LOC11434617 gene encoding F-box/LRR-repeat protein 3 isoform X4, with the protein product MKPTKPRRNSPSPFSSLSHLNQTKLKNLNILSFLCCFNLMLSESVFCHLTEDLLIRVLDKLDSDRKSFRLVCKEFLRVESTTRKTIRILRIEFLLNLLQKYQNIESLDLSVCPWIEDGAVSTLLNHWSSSWTLGIKRLILSRVTGLGYVGLEMLIKACPLLEAVDVSHCWGFGDREAAALSCGGKLKEINMDKCLGVTDIGLAKIAVGCSKLEKLSLKWCLEISDLGIDLLSKKCFDLNFLDVSYLKVTNESLRSIASLLKLEVFIMVGCYLVDDAGLQFLEKGCPLLKAIDVSRCNCVSPSGLLSVISGHEGLEQINAGHCLSELSAPLTNGLKNLKHLSVIRIDGVRVSDFILQIIGSNCKSLVELGLSKCIGVTNMGIMQVVGCCNLTTLDLTCCRFVTDAAISTIANSCPNLACLKLESCDMVTEIGLYQIGSSCLMLEELDLTDCSGVNDIALKYLSRCSKLVRLKLGLCTNISDIGLAHIACNCPKLTELDLYRCVRIGDDGLAALTTGCNKLAMLNLAYCNRITDAGLKCISNLGELSDFELRGLSNITSIGIKAVAVSCKRLANLDLKHCEKLDDTGFRALAFYSQNLLQINMSYCNQCYVLGVQVLTQRSYDDCR
- the LOC11434617 gene encoding F-box/LRR-repeat protein 3 isoform X3, with the protein product MKPTKPRRNSPSPFSSLSHLNQTKLKNLNILSFLCCFNLMLSESVFCHLTEDLLIRVLDKLDSDRKSFRLVCKEFLRVESTTRKTIRILRIEFLLNLLQKYQNIESLDLSVCPWIEDGAVSTLLNHWSSSWTLGIKRLILSRVTGLGYVGLEMLIKACPLLEAVDVSHCWGFGDREAAALSCGGKLKEINMDKCLGVTDIGLAKIAVGCSKLEKLSLKWCLEISDLGIDLLSKKCFDLNFLDVSYLKVTNESLRSIASLLKLEVFIMVGCYLVDDAGLQFLEKGCPLLKAIDVSRCNCVSPSGLLSVISGHEGLEQINAGHCLSELSAPLTNGLKNLKHLSVIRIDGVRVSDFILQIIGSNCKSLVELGLSKSISTIANSCPNLACLKLESCDMVTEIGLYQIGSSCLMLEELDLTDCSGVNDIALKYLSRCSKLVRLKLGLCTNISDIGLAHIACNCPKLTELDLYRCVRIGDDGLAALTTGCNKLAMLNLAYCNRITDAGLKCISNLGELSDFELRGLSNITSIGIKAVAVSCKRLANLDLKHCEKLDDTGFRALAFYSQNLLQINMSYCNVSDHVLWLLMSNLKRLQDAKLVYLVNVTIQGLELALISCCGRIKKVKLQRSLEFSISSEILETIHERGCKVRWD
- the LOC11434617 gene encoding F-box/LRR-repeat protein 3 isoform X1 — translated: MKPTKPRRNSPSPFSSLSHLNQTKLKNLNILSFLCCFNLMLSESVFCHLTEDLLIRVLDKLDSDRKSFRLVCKEFLRVESTTRKTIRILRIEFLLNLLQKYQNIESLDLSVCPWIEDGAVSTLLNHWSSSWTLGIKRLILSRVTGLGYVGLEMLIKACPLLEAVDVSHCWGFGDREAAALSCGGKLKEINMDKCLGVTDIGLAKIAVGCSKLEKLSLKWCLEISDLGIDLLSKKCFDLNFLDVSYLKVTNESLRSIASLLKLEVFIMVGCYLVDDAGLQFLEKGCPLLKAIDVSRCNCVSPSGLLSVISGHEGLEQINAGHCLSELSAPLTNGLKNLKHLSVIRIDGVRVSDFILQIIGSNCKSLVELGLSKCIGVTNMGIMQVVGCCNLTTLDLTCCRFVTDAAISTIANSCPNLACLKLESCDMVTEIGLYQIGSSCLMLEELDLTDCSGVNDIALKYLSRCSKLVRLKLGLCTNISDIGLAHIACNCPKLTELDLYRCVRIGDDGLAALTTGCNKLAMLNLAYCNRITDAGLKCISNLGELSDFELRGLSNITSIGIKAVAVSCKRLANLDLKHCEKLDDTGFRALAFYSQNLLQINMSYCNVSDHVLWLLMSNLKRLQDAKLVYLVNVTIQGLELALISCCGRIKKVKLQRSLEFSISSEILETIHERGCKVRWD
- the LOC11434617 gene encoding F-box/LRR-repeat protein 3 isoform X2, with product MKPTKPRRNSPSPFSSLSHLNQTKLKNLNILSFLCCFNLMLSESVFCHLTEDLLIRVLDKLDSDRKSFRLVCKEFLRVESTTRKTIRILRIEFLLNLLQKYQNIESLDLSVCPWIEDGAVSTLLNHWSSSWTLGIKRLILSRVTGLGYVGLEMLIKACPLLEAVDVSHCWGFGDREAAALSCGGKLKEINMDKCLGVTDIGLAKIAVGCSKLEKLSLKWCLEISDLGIDLLSKKCFDLNFLDVSYLKVTNESLRSIASLLKLEVFIMVGCYLVDDAGLQFLEKGCPLLKAIDVSRCNCVSPSGLLSVISGHEGLEQINAGHCLSLSAPLTNGLKNLKHLSVIRIDGVRVSDFILQIIGSNCKSLVELGLSKCIGVTNMGIMQVVGCCNLTTLDLTCCRFVTDAAISTIANSCPNLACLKLESCDMVTEIGLYQIGSSCLMLEELDLTDCSGVNDIALKYLSRCSKLVRLKLGLCTNISDIGLAHIACNCPKLTELDLYRCVRIGDDGLAALTTGCNKLAMLNLAYCNRITDAGLKCISNLGELSDFELRGLSNITSIGIKAVAVSCKRLANLDLKHCEKLDDTGFRALAFYSQNLLQINMSYCNVSDHVLWLLMSNLKRLQDAKLVYLVNVTIQGLELALISCCGRIKKVKLQRSLEFSISSEILETIHERGCKVRWD